GCGCAATCCACCGTGCAAGCCGCCACCGCCAACGGATTGGCAAACGCCACGGCCTCCGGATTCAGGAAGAACGCCAGCTCGTCCACATTCCAGGTCGGGTCGATCTCCGACATATACATCATGTCCATGTTTCTGAAACCGCCGGCATTGCAGCTATTCTGCACGAACAGGTCCAGCATCATGTACAAAGGGAAAGCCCAGTAATGGTAGTTGTAAAAGGTCTTGTCGGTACCGTCGCCTTCCACTTCTTTATGCCCGCCCCACAACCGGACGCTGTTGTTGAAGGAGATGCCGCCCAGTGCCGGCGAGCAGTAAGGTTTACGCACGACCTCAATCAGTCTGGCAGGCAGCCAGGCGCCGCCGGTGATGCCCAGCGAGGGGATGCCATCGGCGTCATTGCAGAAACAGAAACTTTGGTCAGTCGCATCATCAGGTACATCTTTGTCATCGTCATAAATGGTGAAGCCCAGGAGCCTGACCGGAAACAGACAGGTCCAGCACACGCCGGTAATCATTTTTTTGCCCCACAGGTCTGCATCGGGGCACAGCAGTTTCTCGGCGGAAACAGACTGGCTTTCAGATGTACTGATGGGGGCGTCCGCCATAGCGTTATGGCCGGCCATCAGGCCGAGCAGAAGCAGTAGGTTAGAAATAATCTTTCTCATCAGTAAAGCTCCCGCGCGGCGATTTCCCTGACCACCACATGATCGCCCTCGCCTTCGATCACGGAAGGCAGCGCTTGGATCTTGAAGCGGTTAATGATGTCTTGGTTCAGCTTGTACAGCGGGCCGTTCACGACATCGCCGGTCTCGTTGAAGTGATCCCAGCCTCTTTCCTGGTCGATTTTTGAAAACAGATAAATGACGGGTTTGTGCTTTCTGAGCGCGTCATCGCCGGCTTTTTTGGCGATCACCACCTGCTTTGGGCTGGTCGCGTCAAAGACAATGTAGACATTGCGCATCGGCATGATGGCCTGCGGATTGATTTTGTCCCCTCGAGCAATGATGAGCCGGCCATCCGGATGGAAAATATCCTGCGTCGACACGATGCTCATATCGACATGGCGGTCGCGATTTTTCTCGGCCGCCGGCAGATTGAACGCATCCTGTCTTTTCCAGAAATTGGCCATGGCCTCGCGCCGTTGCCTGTCCCAGTCCATGTACTCCATCCGGCGCTGGATCTCCTCGATCATATCGGGCTCCAGAATGCCAAACGTGGGGCCTCGCTGACCGTGATCGCCAGGCTCCTGCTTGCTGAGCCACTCAAAGCCGGGCAGACCTCGCGCTATGCGGGTCTTGCCCGCGGCGTCCGTCTCGATCAGGGTGGGGACAACATTCACGTTGAAACGCGTGAACAGCGTAGGGTCAATCACAGCGCCGGGCACCGGCTTCATGTCTTTGACAATCGGGATCAGCTTCTTCGTGATTGATCCGGTGTTAGTCCCGGGTTCCACGCCCCGGAACACCAGCACGGATTTCGAGGCGGCCGCTTCTTCAGCCGCTGCTTTCATTTCGTGCGCTGGCATGGAAAAGGACACGAAAATCCATCGGCCCTGCACCACCCCGACCTGAGTTTGCTTGAGATCACCGGCATTCTGCGTGACTTGGCTGGCGGCCTGATTGCCGTTCTTCAGTATTTTTTCCAAGGCCGGGCTTAGCTGGGCCGGCTGGGTTCGCAGCCAGTCAGGTATCCTGCGGTTCATGTTGGGCTGTTGTTGTTTCATGAGTTCCTTAAGAAAAAAATCGTCCTCGCCCGCCTGGGCGCTTGAGGACGACAGCAGCATCGCGGCTAAGAGGTAACTAGAAAATCGGGT
The genomic region above belongs to Methylobacter sp. YRD-M1 and contains:
- a CDS encoding TraU family protein, coding for MRKIISNLLLLLGLMAGHNAMADAPISTSESQSVSAEKLLCPDADLWGKKMITGVCWTCLFPVRLLGFTIYDDDKDVPDDATDQSFCFCNDADGIPSLGITGGAWLPARLIEVVRKPYCSPALGGISFNNSVRLWGGHKEVEGDGTDKTFYNYHYWAFPLYMMLDLFVQNSCNAGGFRNMDMMYMSEIDPTWNVDELAFFLNPEAVAFANPLAVAACTVDCAVTSTTQPSTSLWWCAGCWGNLYPFTGNIASDGSPPRDSSLLSARVLAALHRRGLAHKTYGNDALCSGTIYPMIPKQQYKMSMLFPVTEAKAEKISTQETDAEGNTRIVEKVVPGENCCHYIGETPFTWGEWRNIPGTGEDFVYLIWRYTDCCLTDHED
- a CDS encoding TrbC family F-type conjugative pilus assembly protein yields the protein MSLAAPTRFSSYLLAAMLLSSSSAQAGEDDFFLKELMKQQQPNMNRRIPDWLRTQPAQLSPALEKILKNGNQAASQVTQNAGDLKQTQVGVVQGRWIFVSFSMPAHEMKAAAEEAAASKSVLVFRGVEPGTNTGSITKKLIPIVKDMKPVPGAVIDPTLFTRFNVNVVPTLIETDAAGKTRIARGLPGFEWLSKQEPGDHGQRGPTFGILEPDMIEEIQRRMEYMDWDRQRREAMANFWKRQDAFNLPAAEKNRDRHVDMSIVSTQDIFHPDGRLIIARGDKINPQAIMPMRNVYIVFDATSPKQVVIAKKAGDDALRKHKPVIYLFSKIDQERGWDHFNETGDVVNGPLYKLNQDIINRFKIQALPSVIEGEGDHVVVREIAARELY